One genomic region from Salvia hispanica cultivar TCC Black 2014 chromosome 2, UniMelb_Shisp_WGS_1.0, whole genome shotgun sequence encodes:
- the LOC125206142 gene encoding uncharacterized protein LOC125206142 encodes MAVSQIHTRSISLPSRLHPINSTQFEAQLDKLKSTVSLTSVDTIISGLVGLADLYNSITMDTQTPSSLEEALERSVKLLDCCSSIKEVAQMTRESVRALQSALRRKGSDDSSLRNDVTSYVASRKRMSKCAKKSLKALKSWEGGASDVYGLTAAVFRSALLFFSSSSSSSSWNRVARLVLSKSEAVIVNEVGCVDLALSSGEFDKKMAQRSLQKLESCVDGIEEGLERMFRELVRSRVDLLNILTNH; translated from the coding sequence ATGGCAGTCTCACAAATCCACACTAGATCCATCAGCCTCCCTTCAAGGCTTCATCCAATCAACTCCACACAATTTGAAGCTCAACTAGACAAGCTCAAATCCACCGTTTCTCTCACCTCAGTCGACACCATCATCTCCGGCCTAGTAGGGCTGGCTGACCTCTACAACTCCATCACCATGGACACGCAAACTCCATCATCGCTCGAGGAAGCCCTCGAGCGATCGGTCAAGCTGCTAGACTGCTGTAGCTCTATCAAAGAAGTAGCGCAGATGACGAGGGAAAGCGTCCGAGCCCTTCAGTCTGCTCTACGCAGAAAGGGCTCGGACGACTCCTCTTTAAGAAATGATGTCACTTCCTACGTGGCATCACGAAAGAGGATGAGCAAGTGCGCCAAGAAGAGCCTCAAAGCACTCAAGAGTTGGGAGGGTGGTGCATCGGATGTGTACGGCCTCACCGCCGCGGTTTTTAGGAGCGCATTGCTCTTCTTctcctcgtcttcttcttcttcgtcctGGAATCGGGTGGCGAGGCTGGTGTTGAGCAAATCTGAGGCTGTGATTGTGAATGAGGTGGGATGTGTGGACTTGGCTCTTAGTAGTGGTGAATTTGACAAGAAGATGGCGCAAAGGAGTTTGCAAAAACTTGAGTCTTGTGTTGATGGAATTGAGGAGGGTTTGGAGAGGATGTTTAGGGAGTTGGTGAGAAGTAGGGTTGATCTTCTTAACATTCTCACAAATCATTAG